The following proteins come from a genomic window of Gynuella sunshinyii YC6258:
- a CDS encoding pilus assembly protein PilM, which produces MSLFKKKDNIVLGLDISSTSVKLLELSRNNDGYRVENYSVEPLPENAVVEKNINDVEGVGQAIAKLVAKTKTRRKKAAVAVAGSAVITKTIEMNAGLTDDEMETQINVEADQYIPYPLDEVAIDFEVIGSSPNTDSMVEVLLAACRRENVEFREDSLEIGGLESAIVDVEAFALERSFQLLVPQFESVDEDMTVAVVDVGHSMTTLSVLNNGKTIYTREQLFGGKQLTEEIMRRYGLTVQEAGLAKKQGGLSDDYATEVLEPFKEAVVQQVTRSLQFFFAASQYNDVDYIVLAGGTASIPGLAQLIQDKIGTATIVANPFANMTLANRVNAANLTNDAPALMICCGLAMRSF; this is translated from the coding sequence GTGAGTCTCTTCAAGAAAAAGGACAACATCGTTTTGGGTCTGGACATCAGTTCCACTTCTGTGAAGTTGTTGGAGTTGAGTCGTAATAACGATGGTTATCGGGTAGAAAACTATTCTGTCGAGCCATTACCTGAAAACGCTGTTGTTGAGAAGAACATTAATGATGTTGAAGGTGTCGGCCAGGCGATCGCCAAACTTGTGGCTAAAACGAAAACCCGTCGCAAGAAGGCTGCCGTTGCAGTAGCTGGTTCCGCTGTCATCACTAAAACCATCGAAATGAATGCTGGTCTTACGGATGATGAGATGGAAACACAGATTAATGTTGAGGCAGATCAATATATTCCATACCCACTTGACGAAGTTGCCATAGACTTTGAAGTAATCGGATCATCACCGAATACAGATAGCATGGTAGAGGTATTGTTGGCAGCCTGCCGACGGGAAAATGTCGAGTTTCGGGAAGATTCTCTGGAAATCGGTGGACTGGAAAGCGCTATTGTAGATGTTGAGGCATTTGCTTTGGAGCGCTCATTTCAGCTGCTGGTGCCGCAGTTTGAATCCGTCGATGAGGACATGACGGTCGCCGTTGTAGATGTTGGTCACTCAATGACCACGCTAAGCGTATTGAATAATGGCAAGACGATATATACCCGCGAGCAACTCTTCGGTGGTAAACAATTGACTGAGGAAATCATGCGCCGCTATGGACTGACTGTTCAGGAAGCTGGACTGGCCAAAAAACAGGGTGGTTTATCTGATGACTATGCAACTGAGGTTCTTGAGCCTTTTAAAGAGGCAGTGGTTCAACAGGTGACCCGGTCTCTGCAGTTTTTCTTTGCTGCCAGTCAATACAATGACGTGGACTATATCGTATTGGCCGGAGGTACCGCCTCTATTCCCGGATTGGCTCAGTTAATTCAGGACAAAATCGGTACTGCAACGATTGTTGCCAATCCATTTGCTAACATGACGCTGGCGAACAGAGTAAATGCCGCTAATCTGACCAATGATGCTCCAGCATTAATGATTTGCTGTGGTTTAGCGATGAGGAGCTTCTGA
- a CDS encoding PilN domain-containing protein — MANINLRPWRAELRKERQQQFVLVLLFVCVAAVAAVYSWNKYVDELISVQKNRNNFLTEQINIQKKKIDEIKTLQEERTKLVERMNVIQALQGDRPVIVRVFDELVRTLPDGVYYEEVSKKGAIISLNGVADKPSSISDLLRNLDASQWFDNAFLKDIKAVKDASGEQTGNSFNIVVQQSSPRKATETEGQ, encoded by the coding sequence ATGGCCAATATTAACCTAAGACCTTGGCGCGCCGAGTTACGCAAAGAGCGGCAGCAGCAGTTTGTCCTGGTATTGTTATTTGTTTGTGTTGCTGCTGTCGCGGCAGTGTACAGTTGGAACAAGTATGTTGATGAGCTGATCTCAGTACAAAAAAACCGTAATAACTTTTTAACTGAGCAGATTAATATTCAGAAGAAAAAGATCGACGAGATCAAAACTCTGCAGGAAGAAAGAACCAAACTTGTTGAGAGGATGAATGTGATTCAGGCCTTGCAGGGTGATCGTCCGGTTATTGTCAGAGTGTTTGATGAACTTGTTCGGACGCTACCTGATGGTGTGTATTACGAGGAAGTCAGTAAAAAAGGTGCCATCATTTCTTTGAATGGAGTTGCTGACAAGCCCAGTAGTATATCGGATCTGCTCAGGAATCTGGATGCTTCGCAATGGTTTGATAATGCATTCCTGAAAGACATAAAAGCTGTCAAAGATGCGTCCGGCGAGCAGACCGGCAACAGTTTCAATATTGTTGTGCAGCAATCCTCCCCCCGCAAAGCGACTGAAACGGAGGGTCAGTGA
- a CDS encoding type 4a pilus biogenesis protein PilO: protein MAKQGFFEGFKSFDYNNPDFENMGSWPAGIKLVACILLVAIIGFAGYWFIVKEQYQSLAREEGQEVSLKDQFSKNAFKVSNLEAFKTQLAEMRETFGALLEQLPNETEISGLLDDITFTGVQSGLEFDSLELSGDVPKEFYIETPIAIAVRGEYHEMGTFISGISALPRIVTLHDFTITSSKDRKTKENDGSRTSPLIMKIEAKTYRYNPGEDK, encoded by the coding sequence ATGGCCAAGCAAGGATTCTTTGAAGGTTTCAAGAGTTTCGATTATAACAATCCTGATTTTGAGAATATGGGCTCATGGCCTGCCGGTATCAAACTGGTGGCTTGTATATTACTCGTGGCCATCATTGGTTTTGCCGGCTATTGGTTCATCGTAAAAGAGCAGTATCAAAGTCTTGCCAGAGAAGAAGGGCAAGAAGTATCCCTTAAAGATCAGTTTTCCAAAAACGCATTTAAGGTCTCCAATCTGGAGGCGTTCAAAACTCAGTTGGCTGAAATGCGGGAAACATTTGGCGCGCTATTAGAGCAGTTGCCGAACGAGACTGAAATATCCGGCCTGTTGGATGATATTACTTTTACTGGCGTCCAGAGTGGTCTGGAGTTCGACTCCCTCGAATTGAGTGGTGATGTACCAAAAGAGTTTTATATTGAAACCCCGATTGCAATTGCGGTGCGCGGCGAATATCACGAGATGGGTACATTCATCAGTGGTATATCAGCGCTGCCGCGTATCGTGACCCTTCATGATTTTACGATTACCAGCAGTAAAGACAGGAAGACGAAGGAGAATGATGGCTCCCGCACATCACCTTTGATTATGAAAATTGAGGCAAAGACTTATCGATATAATCCAGGAGAAGACAAATGA
- a CDS encoding pilus assembly protein PilP: MRILLLVLVCVGLLGCSANDNYADLRQFVQEVERNAKGRIPPPPEFQPYEFFTYSAAGLRAPFEIPIEIEAQVQERPRSDVKPDLDRPREILEDFRIESLVMVGTIAMSDGDLWALIRDPENDIHRVHVGNYMGKNNGKVLNIAATQIDMMEIVPDGQGGWLERPRTIMLNGFEP, encoded by the coding sequence ATGAGAATACTTCTACTGGTTTTGGTATGTGTGGGGCTATTGGGTTGTAGCGCCAATGATAACTATGCTGATCTGCGTCAGTTTGTTCAGGAAGTGGAACGTAATGCCAAAGGCAGAATACCTCCTCCGCCTGAATTTCAGCCCTACGAGTTTTTCACCTATAGTGCAGCCGGCTTGCGAGCTCCTTTTGAGATTCCGATTGAAATAGAGGCACAGGTTCAGGAGCGTCCACGCAGTGATGTGAAACCAGATCTCGATCGGCCGCGTGAAATCCTGGAGGATTTCCGTATCGAGTCATTGGTTATGGTGGGTACTATTGCCATGAGTGATGGTGATCTCTGGGCGTTAATAAGAGATCCGGAAAACGATATTCATAGAGTGCATGTTGGCAATTACATGGGCAAAAACAACGGTAAAGTGCTGAATATTGCCGCGACACAGATAGATATGATGGAGATTGTGCCAGATGGTCAGGGTGGCTGGCTGGAGCGCCCCAGAACAATCATGTTGAATGGTTTTGAGCCTTAA